The genomic window CGGCGAGCTGTAGGCTCACGGGAATCGCGATCAATTCCTCGGTGAAGGCTTGCCCCACCACTCTCACCTTCTTGCCTTCGGCGCGCATGACTTGAGCGGCGTGCACGAGGAAAGGATAGTCGAACACCGCCGCATCCACCTCATTTTCGAGGAGTTTCAAGTACCCATCGACCGGGTTTTCCACCTGCACGATCTTCTTTGGTCCCAGTTCCTTGACGGAATCATAGCCGGTCGTCCCTTCAACCACCGTCACCTTCTTCCTGGCAAGATCGTAGTAATTGGCGACGGAACCGATGTCGAACCTGTGCGCGACATACTCCCCGACCATTTGAGCGCTGATTACCGACACAACGAAAATGCCGGTGAGCCAGATCGGGACGGCGATCAGCCGCGCCAGCCAAATCCGCGGGACAAGATCGCCGAAACCGATGGTCGTTTTGATGGCAAAAGCGCACCACATGGCTTCGAGCACTCCCGGAATGTAACGCTCGCTCACCAGTGGATTCTTCTTGCGTTCGACGATCCACAGGATGTGCCCGTAGAGGATGTTGAGGACAACGAGCAGGACCACTGCATGCAAGATCGCGGAGGACCACAGGACTCCGGCGAACACCGCGAGGGGGCGGGCCGTTTTGACATTGACCAGGATCCCCTGCCCGGAAACGTAGTAGGGATAGAGAAATTGCATGGAATGCGCGCGCTTGCCCGTCATGGTGACCGTGGCGAGGGCGAAGTCCGCCTTCCCTTCGGACAGCGCCTGCAGGGCTGCCGGGAAGCGACTCGTTTCCTCCAGGTGATACTTGATCCCCACCCGCTGGGCGATTTCCCTCCACAGTTCCACCTCAAACCCGAAGTACTCGCCGTCGGTCGCCCTGCCACAGAAGGGCAATCCGCTCACGAAGACGGCGACGGCATAGTCCTTCTCGTCCTGTGCGCCACGCGCACCCCCCCGCAAAACCGGGACAAGGCATACCGCCACCGCCACCGCCACCGCCGGAATCCACCCCCGCATCAGCCGGTACCGCATCGGTTTCATGGAGCACTCCATCTCAATCTGTCGTTCACCACCCACCCGCATCGTCCGGCACGGCAACCGGAAGCCGGTCCGCTCGGGGGCACCTGCCCGTTCTCGAAAGGTCCGAAAAGTGCATCGCCATCCCCTTGGGTTCGGCGACTCCACACCGGATGCAAGCCGGCAGCAGCCGGGTGTCCCGGGGCCCCCGGCACCAAACCGGACATATCGTCCGGCCCCGGCAACCCGAAGCCCGTGCGCCCGCACAGGCTGAGACCTCAAGACAGCCCGCTGTCCCCGCGGGCCCGACTGCTCACAACAAACGCCGCTCCCCGCGCGAATCTCCATCCGGCCGGCCGGGAACCGCGCCCCGGCAATCGCCCGTCTCGAATTGATGACTGTATTTTGCAGGATTCTTTCATTATACTCCATGAGAATCGTCTCGAATCGGCCGGCAGTTGAAGAACGGTCGCAGCGATGGGTGGAGGCGCAGGCAGGACGGTCCATCGTTTCATGCCGATTTGCGTCCTGCATGGAAAACGGAGCCGGGCGGCATCGGGGCACGTCGCCGAGGGGTCGATTTTCATCGTTCGAGGACGGCCCCGGCACACGAAAATTTTTGGGAAACGCCACGGCCCGGCACACCCTCGCGCTTCGTCGCGCGTTCCCGGCCCGTGCCCATGCGCGGAAAGGTCCCGGGCGCTTCCGGGCGGCCGACACGCCGGCCCCAATCGGGGCGGCGACAGCGACCGTGGAGCAGATTGCGGAAATGAGCCCTGCAACCGTCAACGTCTTGGGAACGAGGTTTGCCTTGCCGCGTTTCGACCTTGTCCGCGTTCATACGTTCTTTCTTCAGACCGTCTGCCGGCTCCTCGCCTTCACCGTGTTCCGGCTGAAGATCGTCGGCCGGGAGAACATCCCTTCGCGCGGTCCCGCGGTTCTGGTCTGCAACCATGTCAGCTACGTGGACTGGCTGATTCTCACAGCGGCCTTCCGGCCCGTGATCCGGTTCATCATGCACCACAGCTTCTTCCACGTGCCGTTGCTGCGCCGCATTTTCAAGGACGCAAAGGTCATTCCCATCGCGAGCGGCCTGGAGAGTCCCGCACTCCTCGAGGCTTCTTTCGAACGCATCGCAGGTGAGCTTGAAAAAGGCGAGATCGTGTGCGTGTTTCCCGAGGGAAGGCTGACCCGGACGGGGAACACCATCTCTTTCCGGCCGGGCGTCGAGCGGATCGTTCGCACCACGCCGGTCCCCGTGATCCCCTTGTGCTTGAACGGCTTGTGGGGGAGCTACTTCAGCCGCAAATACGGGAAGCCGATGAGCACCAAGCCCTTCCGCCGATCTTGGGCAAGAACCCTGCTTGTGGTCGGAAAACCCGTTCCCCCCGGGGAAGTCACCGCGCCCGGGCTGCGCCGAATCGTGGACAGCATGAAGGTGGATTGAAGAAGATGGGAGATTCGCTCAAACGGCGGGAAACCGCGGGCTCGACCCCCGTAGAATTCGACTGCCTCACCCCGAAGACGCGGGAGGAGAGAGTCGACGTGTCCCCCTGCGGAACGGAGGGGTGCTTGTGGGACGAGGAATACTGGTCCGCGGCGGGCATGCCCGAACCGGAAGAAACGTGATGTCGATGCGGAGTTGCCCCTGGCCGGTGCTCATTTCAAGGGTTCGGAACGAGTCGCGACCTGACGATCTCACCCCAGGCGTCGTATCGCCTCACGCAACGACGCAACGGCGCCACGAAAGCCTCCTGCTTACGTCGGGCGACTTCCGCCGGCAGACGCAAAGCCGCTCAACCTGTCGATCTCACCCCGTCGCGCGCGGAGGCGCGACTCCTCTCGTTTCCAGCAGCTCATTCGTTGCGGCGTTGCGCCGTGGCGTGAGAACGCGTTGCGTTGAAAATGCCGGCATCGGGCGGGCGGGCATAAAGCCCGCCCCTTAGTGGGGCGGCCACGACGGAAGAGGCAAGCGCATTGGGACCGTGGGCTGCGCTGTCGCGCAACCCACCCTACGCAACCCAAAAGTCGACAAAGAACACAGTTGCCACGTTTGACGGTCCCATCCGTCCGCACAACGGCAGGGTTTTATCCCCACCCGCGTCACCTACCGCCATGTTTGACCGGCACATCGGTTTGTAGCAAGGGGCGGGGTTTGTCCCGCCGACGGCTCATCGTCCCTGCCGAGGCAATATCGAGGCCATCCGGCGAACTGGTGTTGTGTCATCTTGACCTTGAATCGGTACTATTGAGCCTTGCCCCCGAGGACGGTTGTCCCCGGCGGAACCGTGAAAGTCCGTTGCCCCAACTCCCGGTCCAGCATGAAGAGACCCCCGTGACTGTCCCGGATGAGCTTCAGCTTCTGAACAATGGCATCGGTGCTCGCTTCCTCCTCGACCTGTTCCGCCACGAACCATTGCAGGAAATTGTTGGTGGCGTGATCCTTCTGCTCCATGGCGAGGTTGACCAGGGCGTTGATGAGCCCCGATACCTTCACTTCATGCTGGAAGGCGTTTTCGAACGCGGCGAGCGGCGACACCCAGGTCGAGGGCGGCCCCGGCACGGGCGCCAGGATCGCCTGCTGGCCACGGTCACCGACATAGTCGAAAAACTTCATGGCGTGGGTCAACTCTTCGAGGGACTGGACTTCCATCCACCGCGCGAACCCGGGCAGGCCGATCTTCTTGAAGTGGGAAGCCATGGACAGGTAAAGGTATGAGGAATAGAGTTCCGCATTCAACTGCTCGTTCAGCGCCTTTTCCATTTTGTCGCTCAACATGACCGTTGATCCTTTCCTTGACCGGGTTATCGAGAGTTGCTCCCGCGCCGGTGACGCCACCCGTTCACTCCGGGGGATATCCAGGTCTCCCACCGGAAAACCGCTTTATGCCGCTCTCCTAACGGGCTGCCTTTTCGGCGGCGGGCGGTTCGAGGATGATCCGGCAATCCGCCGCCACCGCTCCCTTGCCCTTTTCGTAGACAATAAACGGATTGATGTCCATCTCCTTGATTTCAGGATGGTTCATGGACAGGTCTGACAGACTCACGAGACACCGCTCGATGGAACCGGTATCGCAAGGCGGTCTCCCCCGGTATCCCTTCAGGATGACGCGTCCCTTGATGCCTTTCACCAGGCGCCGCGCTTCATTGCGCCCGATGGGGGCGAGCCGGAACGCGACGTCCTTGAACACTTCCACGAGCACCCCGCCCAGGCCGAACATGAGCAGCGGTCCATAGCCCGGGAAACGGCTCATGCCCAGAATAACCTCTTCTCCCTTTTCCGCCATCCGCTGCACCAGCACCCCTTCGATCACGGCATTCGGATCGAACCCGGTCGCGTTTTCGATGATCGTGTCGTAAGCCTTTATCACGGCTTCACGGCCCTTGACGCCGATCATGACGCCGCCGGCATCCGTCTTGTGAACGATCTGGGGAGATATGATCTTCATGGCCACCGGCCCGCCCATGCTTTCGGCATAATCGAGCGCCTCCTCACGGCTCTTCGCCGTGAATGTCGGCAGGGTGGGGAATCCGTAACAGCGCAGGATCTCATTGCCGTCCGCATCCGCGAGGTACGTTCTTCCCCGGGATAGGTTCGTGCGAATGATTTCCGCGGCGCGTTCGACGTCGTGCTGGAAGGCGAACTGGGCCAGGTGTTGTCGGCCGGTCCACTTGGAGTATCTGTACAGGGCCGCGAACGCCTGGGCGGCGTGTTCCGGGAAGCGAAACACGGGAATGCCGTTCTCCTGGAGGTGCTTGACCCCCGCCGACACGTCGATGATTCCCATGAAACAGCACAGAATAGGCTTTTGAGACCGCTTGGCGATTTTCACGATGGCTTCGGCCGTCCCCAGTGCATTGGTCATGGATTGAGGGGTCAGGATCACCAGCGCCCCGTCCACGTTCGCATCCCGGATAACCGCCCCCAGTGCGTTTTCATACCGGTCCTGGGAAGCGTCCCCGATGACGTCCACCGGGTTGTGCACATTGGCGGTGGCAGGCAGATGGCTGGCCAGGGTCTCGATGGTCTCCTCCGACAGCCGGGCGAGCTTGAGGCCGGACGTGACGGTCATGTCGGTGGCCACGATCCCCGGACCACCCGCGTTGGTGATGATGGCGACCCGCTTGCCGTTGGGAATTTTCCTCCCGGAAAACGCCTCGGCGAAATTGAACAGCTCCTCGATGGACTCGGCGCGAATGATCCCCGATTGCTGGAAGATGGCCTCGTAGATCCCTTCCGATCCCGCCAGCGACCCGGTGTGCGAGGCCGCGGCCGCGGCTCCCGCCGACGTGCGCCCCGACTTGATCACCAGGATCGGCGTGGGACGCTCTCCCGACGTCATCTCCCGGACCTCCTGGATGAAATCGGCGCCGCGCCGCAGCTCCTCGAGGTAGATCATGATCACTTCCGTTTCCTTGTCCTTGTGGAAATAGCGGAGCAGATCCAGTTCGTCCACATCGGCCTTGTTGCCGATGGAAATGAACTTGGAGAACCCGAAATCCCGGTCCGCCGCGAAATCGAGCACCGCCGTGCACAGCGCGCCGCTCTGCGAAATGAAGGAAATCTCGCCGAAGGCGGGCATGCGGGCCGAAAAGCTGGCGTTGAGCCTGACCGCGGGATGAGGATTGATGACGCCCAGGCAGTTGGGGCCGACCAGCCGCATCCCGGCCTCGCGGCAGATCGCGGTGATCTGCTCCTCGATCTTCCGTCCTTCCCCGCCGACCTCCTTGAAACCCGCCGACACGATCACGATTCCTTTGATTCCCACCCGCGCGGATTCCATCACCGCCTTCAGGGCCTCCGGCGGAGGGAGAATGATGATTCCGAGGTCCACGGGATCCGGAATGTCGGAAATCGCGGGATAGGCACGCACGCACTGGATGGACTTGGCCGTTGGATTGACGGGATAGAGCGTTCCCTGGTAGTTCCCCTTGAGAATGTTCACGAAAATGTCATGACCGACTTTCCCGGGTTTCGTCGAAGCTCCGATAACGGCAACCGACTTTGGGGCAAAAATCGCATCGAGCTTATCCATCCTGTTTCTCCTTTTCCCTGGACCTGTCGAATAATGATCGGCGCGCAGCGGGATGAGCCCCGCAGGAAGACGTGTCGCTTTCAAAATCAAGGTGAAGTGTCGTCTGGAGGGAGCGAACCCCTCGGAGCCCGGGCGGATCGAACGTACTCGCCGCTTCCCGGGACAGGAATCCGTTGTCTGCGGCCCGGCATCGCCGATCCGAGCCGGGCTTTGCCCTGAGCTTCCGGTTTGCACGAACCCGCGCCGCCCCGGGCGCCGCCCCCGGAGGCGCGCCGGGTATCCTCCCTCAGGCAGGCGCGGGGCAGGAGGCTCCGGGCCTGTCAACCGTCCATGATCTTGATGTGAACTTTGCGGGTCCTCGGACCGTCAAATTCACAGAAGAAGATGCGTTCCCAAGTCCCCAGCACCAATTGCCCCCCTTCGATGATGACGTGGACGCTGCCGCCCATGAGAGCCGTCTTGACGTGAGCCGCCGAATTGCCTTCGGAATGCCGCCAGGCGCCCTTCCAGGGGACGAGTTTGTCCAACGCGGCCAGGATATCCACGACCACATCCGGGTCCGCGCCCTCGTTGATGGTGATTCCCGCCGTGGTGTGCGGCACATAGACGATGCAGCAGCCTTCCTGTACGCCGCTTTCACGCACTTTCGCCGAAACCGACGGGGTGATGTCCACCATTGCGCTGTGCGCGGGCGTTTTGACCGTAACCGTGGCAATCATCGGGTTCCCCTTTCCTTCCGGCGTCAGGGCAGGATCAGACCGGATTCCGTCATGCGTTCGCCTCCGGGCTCTTGCTCCTGTTGCTTGAAATCGTCCGGCCAGCAGCGCTGCATGGAAGCGATCACGACGTCCACAACCACGGGGTTTTCACTCGCATTTGCCCCGGTGGCGAGGTGCCGGGCAATGATCCAGGCGTCCATCGCCTCTTCCACTCCCGCCTCGAGCCTGGCGAACATGGCCTGTTCCTCGAAGAAGCGCCGGAACAGCTCCCTCTTTCTGCCCACGCACAATTCGTCCGCGGCTTTGCGGAATGCTTCCTCGATGCGCTCCTTCTGTATCTCGGGAGGAACCATAAGAAGGGGGTTTTCCAATTCCTGGATCTTCTGCCGGTAGAATGCCAGTTCGTCCCTCGTGAAAACCAGCCATCCGATGTCCGTCCTCTCCAGCAGCCGTGCGCCGTTCACCTCGCGCACCCTGACCTCGGGCTGTTCTACTGGCGGCATCATTTCATAGACGTAGGGCGGCTTTTCCGGATCGTGGAAAGGCCTGAGCAGTCTCTTTGCCGCTTCGACGTCCGAATCGGCCACTTCTCGCCCGTGAAAATCCAGCATTTCGAACAACAGCCGCGCGGCATGCCGAATCGGCACCTCACCCGGTTTCTTCCCCGCATGGGAATCGATCTTCTGAAGATACTCGCGATAGAGACGATTGGACGTCTCGCTCACTTTCACGCTCAAATGGTCGAAGCTGCCCTCGGCGATTGCGGTAACCGCCATCGGCATGGACTGGTCGTCGGCGGGAATGAGCGCCGAAACCAGCCAGAAGCCGTCCGGAACGAAAGTCACGTGAGCCAGGGGTCGCCTCACTTCCCGCCGGATGAGGACCACCTGCCCGGGCTGGTCTTCGTCCCGTTCGACCATGAGCCCTTTTTGAGAAAACCGGTAGGCGGCCTGTTTGACGACCTTGCGGTACGGCCCGCTTTCCACCAGATTCCGGAAGGCGAGGAAAGCCCTGAATCCGACTTCCGTGGGCGGTCTGCCGACCCGGTCGATCAGGGCGGCCGCCATCTTCTCCCGGCCGCCCAGGAGCGAACGCAGGGATTCGAGGTAATTGTCGAGGGTCTCGCCCTCCGGGCTCTGCACCGACAGCCGGTCCAGGATCATCTGCAGCTCGTCGGATTCCTCCGCGGACAACCCGACCCCCGTTTCCTTTTTCCTGGTATCTTTTTTTCTGTTTGCCATGAATCTGAACGCCCACAATGAGAAAAGCCCCATCACGCGCCTGCATAGGTGGTTCCGGGGCTTGTCGAACGGTTGAACGGCGGAATCTACTCTTCTTCCGCTTCCTCTTCCCTGGGTTCCGTGATCAAGGAATCCGCAACCAGTTCCCACAAGTACTTGACCTCGACATCCATGAAGTCGTACTCCTTGCGGAGGCTTTTCATGATCTGGTCACGGCAGTTATGGCAGGGGGCGATCAGGAGCTTGGCGCCCGTGTCCTTGATCTGCTTGGCTTTCACCCGGCCATAAAAGATTCTTTCCTCGACGTAGGGAGCAGCCCATGCCCCGCCGCCGGCTCCGCAACAGAAGTTGTTGGCCCGGTTCGGGTACATCTCCACATAATCCTCGCAACACTGCTGAGTCACCCAGCGCCCCTCTTCGTAGTAACCGTGCCCGAACATACGCTCGCTCTTGCGGCCGTAATTGCAGGGGTCGTGGTAGGTGGTCAGGTGATGGTGGATCGATTTGTCCAGCTTGATTCGACCTTCCTCCACGTACTGCTTGAGCAGATCGAAGATGCTGAGGAACTTCACGCCTTCATTCGCATACCATTTTTGCAGACCAAGCCTGGTCGCATAATATGCGTGCCCTCATTCGGGCAAGACGAGATACTCGCACCCCAGTTCCTTGTAGTTTTTGACGATCCTCCCGACAATTTCCTTCATCGCGTTGTCATCGCCGGTGAACAGACCCCAGTTGACGCCTTCCCAGTTCTCGGAGGTCGTCGTCCAGGACTCGTTGGCGGCGTACAGGATGCGCCACCAGTACATCATGTCTTCGGGCTCGGCGAAAGGTTCCTTGGAGTTGACCGTGAACATGTACTTGGCGCCCTTCTTGTCGACGGGAACCTCGAAGCCGGGAAGCTCCTCGGCAAGCTCTTCGCCCAGGTCCTGCAGCAGGAAGAGGAAGTCCTCCTTGGGGATACCCACATTGTTGCCCGTCTTGAGGCACATCTCGACGCCCTTGTGGAGCACGCCGGGCACCTTTTCCCTTGCCCTCATGCCGCGGGCCGACCGCAACAAGGCCAGCAGGTCGATCCCCATCGGGCAGGCATGCTCGCATCGACCGCACAGCGTGCATACCCAGGGGAACCGGGAATCGATCACTTCCTGGTCCAGTCCCAGGAGGGCCAGGCGCACGCATTTCCGGACATCCAGCCCGTCCACTCCGGTGACCGGGCAACCTCCGGCGCACGTGCCGCAGGTCAGGCACAAGTCGGCGTACTGGCTGGCCAGCTTGCGCTTTTCGCGTTTCGTCAACAACAAAGGCTCCATAGTTCTCTCCCTTAAAGTGTTGTATCGCTATCACTTACCACACTGGTTCCGGCTTTTAAAGTTCTTTCACATTCCGCGCGGCGCAGGGAAAACATCCGGCGCATGACTCTTTCCCGTCGCGACCGTGTTCCATCAGTATTCGTTGGGAAGTTGGGACAATTTCTCCAGGGTAAAAACCGGCCCATCCTTACACACGTACTCGGTGCCGAGATTGCATCGGCCGCAAATGCCTATCCCGCATTTCATCCGCATCTCCAGGCTGGAGATGATGCGATCGGGGGGGAAGCCCAACTCGGTGAGGACCGGCAGCGTGAACTTGATCATGATCGGAGGTCCGCAGATGATGGCGTAGGCATTCTCGGCACTCGGAGCTTTCTGTTTGGTCACCGCCGGAACGAAACCGACGTTGTATTTCCAGTTGGGATCGTCGGTCCCGTCCACGGTGATGTGCATCTTGATATCGTCGCGCCGTTCCCAGGCCGCAAGCTCATCCTTGTAGAGCAGGAGTCCCGGAAAGCGCGCACCGTAAACCACGTTGATCTCGCCGAACCGGGGCCTGTTGGCGGGGTCCAGCATGTAGACGATGGAAGACCGGAGCGTGGTGAACGCAAAGCCGCCTCCGATGATCACCACGTTCTTCCCCTGGAGGATGTCCCAGGGATACCAGTTTCCCATGGGCCCGCGAACGCCCATGATGTCGCCCGCGTTCATGTTGTGAAGGTAGCTGGTCACCTTTCCGACCTTGTTCACTGTAAACTTGATGAAGCCTTTCTCGGTGGGAGAAGAAGCGATTCCGATGGGAATCTCACCGAGCCCGGCGACTGAGAGCTCCGCAAACTGGCCGGGCATGTAGCTGAACCTGGCTTCGTCCTCGGGGTTCAGGAAAACCAGCTTGAACGTCTTCAGATTTCGATCTTCCGTCTCCGTCACAATGGATTCGATTCGGACCGGGTAGGGCAAGTAAGGGTTGTTCACCTTGATTCCTCCATCTCATTGACGCACGACGTTATGCCGGGCACACACAACCGGCCGACATCAACCGGGCAACCTGTCGAATATCGATGTTGACCGGGCAGGCGCTCACGCAACGGCCGCAACCAACGCAGGCGACGCCCTGGTGATACTTGTCCGGATAGTACTTGAGCTTGTGCATGAACCGCTGCCGCACCCGCTGAACCTTCTGGCTCCTGGGATTGTGGCCGGAACCGTGAAAGGTGAACAGGGGGAACATGCAGGAATCCCACATCCTCAAACGATCGCCCTGCTCTCCGCACACTTCGTCCTGGATGTCGAAGCACCAGCAGGTGGGACAAAGAAAGGTGCACGTCCCGCAGTTGATGCAGGCAAACTGGACCTCTTCCCAGAAGGCGCCGTTGAAAAGCTCGAGCATATCCTGGTCAATGACCGCCTTGATGTCGAACTGCTTTCCGATGCTTTCCTCGGCGGATTTCTTCAGAGCGGCGATCGCTTCAGCGCTTCCGGTCGGCGCGGTTTCCCATTCGGAAACGGCTTCCACGGCGGCCTTGCCTTTCTCGGTGAGAACCTCGACGACGTAGCCGTCGCCCGTATCCACCAGCATCGCGTCCAGGCCGGAAGCGTCGAACGGCCCGGTTCCCACGGAAGTGCAAAAGCACGTGCTGCACGGATGGTTGCAGGCGAGCCCGATCAGCGTCGTGGCTTCGCGTCTTTTCACCCACCACGGATCCTTGATGGCGGCCGTATCGAAGTTGGCGTCATCCAGGTGAAACGCCTTGGCGTCGCAGGGCCGGATTCCGAGTATCACCCTGGGGGAGAAATCCTTGGGGGCCTCTTTGAGGATCCCTTTATCGGGGTCGCCGGCCGCCAACGAAAACTGGAACATCCGCTCGCCCTGCGGATGGAACAATCCCTTCGGCGACAGGCGCGTGTTCCTGTACGCCAAGTCCACGTCCTCGGCGTTCCGGATCTCGGCGAACTCGTGATAGCGGCCCCGGCGGACCGGTCCGAAGACCTTGTATCGGCCCAGGAGCCCTGTTATCGCTCCGGGAAGTTTGTTCTTGGAAATATAAGCTCCCGACATGAATGTGTCCCTTCCTAATCAATGTTCACTTCAGCAAAGAAGAGGGTTTCGTCGGTATCGGCCGACGCCCGCGGGCGGTTGACCGCGTCCGCGTGCCCTTCGCCGTCTCCGTTCCCCGGTTTCCGAATCATTTTATGAACGACTCGGGATCACCCGGCCGGTACGTGTCCAGCGAAGGCCGTTCATCCAGGCTCAATCCGACCTCGTAGCCGTAGAGTTCCTTGACGTCTTTCTCCAGCTTCTTGGTGAACTGGCGAACTTTGATCCCGACGGGGCAGGCCCGCTCGCACGCGCCGCAATCCGTGCAACGGCCGGCGAGATGGTAGGCTCTGAGAAAGTGAAAGGTCCGGGTATCCGTCGGGTCGGTACTCTTGCCCACCCACTGGGGCCTGGCTTCATCGACGAAGCAGGTAGGGCAGTAGCATGCCGGGCAGGCATTCCTGCAGGCATAGCAGCGAATGCAGGGGGCAATCAGGTCTTCGAAGTACTCCCAGCGTTCCTGGGCCCCCATCGCCTCGACCGCCTTCACGTCCTCATAGCGGTCGACATTTTGTTGTTCGGCCACCGGCTCTCCCAACAGCTCGTCGTAGATGACCGGGTTCCGGTGGATGCATATGGCGCAATTTTCCTGCAGAAAGGAGCCGCGTTCGAGCGTCAAGTCCAGGTCCCGCCCGGTGATGCGGATGCCGGAATCCGATTCCTCGACCAGGCTGGGTTCCCTCCCGTTGAGCTCGTCCGCGATGCGGCGCCTGTCGATCATCCCGTGACAGGGGGCGCCCAGGATGTAGAGCTGCTCGCGCCGGATCTGGTACTCCAGCAGCTGAACCACGATGCTGCGGGTATCACAACCCTTGGCGACGATGGCAATCCGATCGGTTCTCTTGGGCAGGTAGTTGGCCAGGTTTATGCCGCAATTGCCGTCCCAGTAGAGTTGATCGGCCTGGTCGGGACTTTTTGCCAGGAAGGGTTCGTTCATGAACGGAACGGTTCCCTTGCGAAAGCCGATCACGACATCCACACGCTGTTCGGACAGAAGGCGCTTTGCAGCTTCTCGGATCTTTTCGGTATATGCTTGCATTTATGCCACCTCAGCTTGCTTTTTGATAAAGTGCCTGGCCGGGCCCAACGCTCTCACATCCGCGACCACCTTCCGCGCCACGTCGGCGAACTTGGTCGCTTCAGCCGATGAAATCCATGAGAAATGCAGTCTCGCGGGCTCGATTCCGGTGTGTTCCAACAGTTGCTTCAGCAGCGCGAATTTTCGCCTGGCGTAGAGGTTTCCCTCGATGTAATGGCAGTCTCCCGGATGACACCCGGAAACCCAGACTCCGTCAGCCCCGTTCCTGAGCGCCGAGAGGATGAACTTGGGATTGATTCGACCGGAACAGGGCACGCGAATGATCCGGAAATCGGGGGGGTACTGCATCCGGCTGACGCCGGCCAGATCCGCCGCCCCGTAAGAACACCAGTTGCAGAGGAAAGCGACAATTTTCGGTTCCCAATCGGACATGTTCTGTCTCCCATCCATGCTTGGCAGGAAAGCGGGGGACCTCGACCCGCCACAAGCCTCCTGCCCGGTTGTCTCAAAAGACGTTTTCGATCATGGCATAAATCTGGGCATCATCGAAACCGCGCAGGCGGATTGCGCCGGATCGGCACGAAGCCACGCACAGACCGCACCCTTTGCAGAGCGCCGCGTTGATTTCCGCCTTGCCTGCATCGCGCCCGCTTTCAGTGAATTTCGGAGCCGAGAACGGGCAGATATTCACGCACGTCCCGCAACTGCTGCACAGCGCAGGATTGGTAAAAGCCACCGTCCCGGCGAACTGCACGGTATCGCGAGCGAGCAGCGTGGCCGACCGGGATGCGGCGGCCTGGGCCTGGGCGATGCTCTCGTCGATGGACTTCGGGTAATGAGCCAGCCCGCACATGAAGACGCCGTCCGTGGCAAAGTCCACGGGACGCAGCTTCGCATGGGCTTCAATGAAAAACCCCGACTCGTTGACCGGAACCTTGAAGAACTGGGACAGGCTTGCGGACGGGCTCGGCACAATGGCCGTCGCCAAGGTGATCAGATCCGGCGCGAGACGGATCGGCCTCTGCAGAATATGGTCGATCACCTCGAGCTGCAGCTTACCGTCCACGACATCCACCCGGGGCTTGTGTTCCAGGTCGTAGCGGATGAAGATCACTCCGGCCTTCCGGGCTTCCAGGTACAACTCCTCCCGTTCCCCGTAAGTCCTCATGTCCCTGTAGACGATATACACATCCGCGTCGGGATTGATCCGCTTGATCTCCAGAGCGCTCTCCACCGAATGAGTACAACAAACCCGGCTGCAATACGGCCGGTCGGGCTCCCTGGAACCGACACACTGGATGAACGCGGCGGTCT from Syntrophobacter fumaroxidans MPOB includes these protein-coding regions:
- the acs gene encoding acetate--CoA ligase alpha subunit yields the protein MDKLDAIFAPKSVAVIGASTKPGKVGHDIFVNILKGNYQGTLYPVNPTAKSIQCVRAYPAISDIPDPVDLGIIILPPPEALKAVMESARVGIKGIVIVSAGFKEVGGEGRKIEEQITAICREAGMRLVGPNCLGVINPHPAVRLNASFSARMPAFGEISFISQSGALCTAVLDFAADRDFGFSKFISIGNKADVDELDLLRYFHKDKETEVIMIYLEELRRGADFIQEVREMTSGERPTPILVIKSGRTSAGAAAAASHTGSLAGSEGIYEAIFQQSGIIRAESIEELFNFAEAFSGRKIPNGKRVAIITNAGGPGIVATDMTVTSGLKLARLSEETIETLASHLPATANVHNPVDVIGDASQDRYENALGAVIRDANVDGALVILTPQSMTNALGTAEAIVKIAKRSQKPILCCFMGIIDVSAGVKHLQENGIPVFRFPEHAAQAFAALYRYSKWTGRQHLAQFAFQHDVERAAEIIRTNLSRGRTYLADADGNEILRCYGFPTLPTFTAKSREEALDYAESMGGPVAMKIISPQIVHKTDAGGVMIGVKGREAVIKAYDTIIENATGFDPNAVIEGVLVQRMAEKGEEVILGMSRFPGYGPLLMFGLGGVLVEVFKDVAFRLAPIGRNEARRLVKGIKGRVILKGYRGRPPCDTGSIERCLVSLSDLSMNHPEIKEMDINPFIVYEKGKGAVAADCRIILEPPAAEKAAR
- a CDS encoding ferritin, yielding MLSDKMEKALNEQLNAELYSSYLYLSMASHFKKIGLPGFARWMEVQSLEELTHAMKFFDYVGDRGQQAILAPVPGPPSTWVSPLAAFENAFQHEVKVSGLINALVNLAMEQKDHATNNFLQWFVAEQVEEEASTDAIVQKLKLIRDSHGGLFMLDRELGQRTFTVPPGTTVLGGKAQ
- a CDS encoding transporter substrate-binding domain-containing protein; its protein translation is MKPMRYRLMRGWIPAVAVAVAVCLVPVLRGGARGAQDEKDYAVAVFVSGLPFCGRATDGEYFGFEVELWREIAQRVGIKYHLEETSRFPAALQALSEGKADFALATVTMTGKRAHSMQFLYPYYVSGQGILVNVKTARPLAVFAGVLWSSAILHAVVLLVVLNILYGHILWIVERKKNPLVSERYIPGVLEAMWCAFAIKTTIGFGDLVPRIWLARLIAVPIWLTGIFVVSVISAQMVGEYVAHRFDIGSVANYYDLARKKVTVVEGTTGYDSVKELGPKKIVQVENPVDGYLKLLENEVDAAVFDYPFLVHAAQVMRAEGKKVRVVGQAFTEELIAIPVSLQLAARDPALIARINRTILELRDEGFIDSLRLRYIESLDAG
- a CDS encoding secondary thiamine-phosphate synthase enzyme YjbQ gives rise to the protein MIATVTVKTPAHSAMVDITPSVSAKVRESGVQEGCCIVYVPHTTAGITINEGADPDVVVDILAALDKLVPWKGAWRHSEGNSAAHVKTALMGGSVHVIIEGGQLVLGTWERIFFCEFDGPRTRKVHIKIMDG
- a CDS encoding 1-acyl-sn-glycerol-3-phosphate acyltransferase, whose translation is MSPATVNVLGTRFALPRFDLVRVHTFFLQTVCRLLAFTVFRLKIVGRENIPSRGPAVLVCNHVSYVDWLILTAAFRPVIRFIMHHSFFHVPLLRRIFKDAKVIPIASGLESPALLEASFERIAGELEKGEIVCVFPEGRLTRTGNTISFRPGVERIVRTTPVPVIPLCLNGLWGSYFSRKYGKPMSTKPFRRSWARTLLVVGKPVPPGEVTAPGLRRIVDSMKVD